The genomic DNA CTTTGTTATCTTGACAAAGACCAGTAATTATTTTAGGATAAATAAGTGCTCTTAAAATGCAGATGTGTTGGAATTGGCAGACAAGCATGATTGAGGGTCATGTGGACAGATGTCCGTGTGGGTTCGAGTCCCATCATCTGCATCAGCTAGTATAACAAGAGGTCGGGACAGAAGTGTTTAACTCCGAGAAATAATAAGGAGTTGCTTCTGTTCCCGCCGTTTATCAGTTTTTGAGCGTGGAGCAAAAATCCAAAGTGATTTTTGTCCCACGCTCTTGTTTATTACGGAAAAACCATCAATTTTTTATTAAATTCTGATATTTATTATTGCTTTTTCATTATAGTTGGCGTAACTTTAGAGTATAAATTTGTGAAGCGAGGGAGTCCGTGTGAGAAATTTTAAAAAATCTGATAAATTAAATAACGTAAGTTACGATGTCCGTGGTCCTGTTTTAGAAGAAGCAGAACGCATGCAAGAAGAGGGCATACGTATTTTGAAATTAAATACAGGGAATCCAGCGCCATTTGGTTTTGATGCCCCAAATGAAATTGTGCGCGACATGATTGTGAATGTTCGCGATTCAGAAGGTTATTCCGATTCAAAAGGTATTTTTTCTGCAAGAAAAGCGATTGAACAATATTGCCAATTAAAAAAATTTCCTAATGTAACGATTAATGATATTTACACTGGTAATGGCGTGAGTGAACTAATTACCATGTGTATGCAAGGCTTGTTAAATAACGGCGATGAAGTACTTGTGCCAATGCCAGACTATCCTTTATGGACTGCTTCTGTTTCTTTGGCGGGCGGTACACCCGTTCATTATATTTGTGATGAGCAAGCAGAATGGTATCCAGACATTGATGATATAAAATCAAAAATAACTTCGAATACAAAAGCAATCGTTATTATAAATCCAAATAATCCGACTGGTGCTTTATATCCGAAAGAGTTATTACTAGAAATTGTCGAAGTGGCACGTCAAAATGATTTAATTATTTACTCCGATGAAATTTATGATCGTTTGGTCATGGACGGTTTGGTTCATGTACCGATTGCTACATTAGCACCTGATTTATTTGTCGTAACATTGAATGGTTTGTCAAAATCACATCGAGTGGCAGGCTTCCGATGCGGTTGGATGGTGTTAAGTGGAGATAAATCACGAGTAAAAGGGTATATCGAAGGGCTAAATATGCTTGCTTCCATGCGGTTATGCTCAAATGTGTTGTCACAACAAATCATTCAAACTGCATTAGGTGGCTATCAAAGTGTCGATGATTTACTTTTGCCAGGTGGCAGAATTTACGAACAACGAGAATTTATTTACAATGCGATAAATGATATTCCTGGTTTATCAGCCGTGAAGCCTAAAGCAGCTTTCTATATTTTTCCGAAAATTGATACGGCCAAATTTGACATTTATGATGATGAAAAATTTGTTTTAGATTTCTTACACAAACATCATATTTTATTAGTCCATGGTGGTGGGTTCAACTGGCAACAACCCGATCACTTCCGTATTGTTTATTTACCGAAGATGGAAGACTTAAAAACTACAGCAGATAAAATGCGTGAATTTTTAAGTACCTACAAACAAAAATAAAAGAACTACCAAAAAATAGCCTCTAACGAAGCTATTTTTTGGTAGTTCTTGTTTTATCAACAATACTATTCTGCGGTTTCACATGCTTTTTTACTAATAATCATTCGGTTGGTATATTTTTCTTCCATATCAGGACTAGGATTTGCTACTACGATGAGATAAGAATTTTCATACTCCTTCTCCACAAAGCCTGAATAATTTGTTTTTTCCCAAATGAAGTGAACTTTTTTCTCTTCGGCCATACAATAACACTCCTTTTTAATAAAAATGAACCTATTTATTTTCTAAGAAAACCTTAGATAATGTTCTTGCAGTATATTATGCAATAAAGTACAATAAAAGCATAATGCGAATTCGCATATTTTGACAAAATCCCCATTTTGCAAGGAAAATGGCCGATATAAATAGGAGCTATTGTGATGAATTCTTTAGGTGCAGTTATTAAAGAAATTAGAAAAAATAGAAAATTGACACAGAAAATGTTATCAGAAGACATCTGTTCGCAAAGCGTTTTAAGTCGCATTGAAAACAATGAAGAGTTGCCAAACGTTCTCGTAATGCAACAACTTTGTGATCGTTTAGGTGTGACTGTTGATCAGATTATGCGTTATAAATCTGGTGATGTGCACGTTGTTACGTATTCATTTGAAAAAATGGCTGAATATTTTCGCCATAAAAAATATCAATTATTATTAAATTATTTAAAGGAAAATCGTATTGAAGAACAATTGTATTTAGATACGGACTGGCAAAAATATTATTATTATTTAGGTAGTTGTGAATTGTTTGTTCTAAATGATTATGAAAAAGCTATTGCTAGCTTGCGTAAAGGGTTATCTTTCACCTATAAAGCCGATAAGTTAAATGTTTCTGATTTAGAGATTCAATTAATTAGTTGTCTAGGTGCCACTTATGGTTATATGGGCAATCGAGTAGAAGCAGAACGATTTTTAAGTTTGAGTATTCATTATTTTAATCAATTGCCAAATGAACGCAGTAATGCAGAGTTAACGAAAATATTTTTTAATTATGCTGATTTCTTATTTAAAAATTATACAGAAAAAGATGCCGAAATTTATGTGGATCAAGGAATTACTTGGGCCCGCAAAAAAAATAGTTATTATTATTTAAGTGAATTATTAAATCTAAAATATTTAGTTTTAATGAGAAAGAATAAACACGAAGAAGCAGAACGTTATCTGAACTTAGCACAACAAATGAAAAATGTGGAAAGTGGCAATCTTTAAAAAATCCTCAGAATTGCTTAAAAGGTCTACACCATTTCTTGACTTTTGTACTGATTAAGAGTACTTTTGAAGTAAGTAAAATAAAGAAAGAAGGATGAAGATGAAAACATTTATCTTTGCAGACAAGTTCTTTTTAAAAAGCGATGTTAAAGGACCTGGTTATTTAGAAATCACGGATGGTATCTTTGGTAATTATACAAAAGATGAACCGCAAGGGGACGTAAAAATTATTCGTGAGGAAGGCAAATGGATTGCCCCAGGTTTAGTCGATACTCATATTCATGGTTACATGAATCATGACGTAATGGATAACGATGCAGAAGGCATTAAAGTGATATCTGAAGGCTTATTATCTTGTGGTGTAACTTCATTTTTACCAACAACGTTAACTTCAAGTAAAGAACGTTTAACAGACGTTGCACGTACGATTGGTCAAGTCTACCAAGAAGTACCTGGTGCAAAAATTCAAGGGATTTACTTTGAAGGACCTTTCTTTACTGAAGAACATAAAGGCGCACAAAATCCAAGTTATTTTGGAGATCCAGACCTTGATACATTCCACGAATGGCAAGAAGCTTCAGGCGGAATTATTAAGAAAATTGCGTTGGCACCAGAACGTAATGGTGTGAAAGAATTTGTTGAAACCGTTACAGATGAAGGTGTCGTTGTTGCTTTAGGCCATAGTAATGCGACCTTAGAAGAAGCTGATGTGGCAGTTGAAGCAGGCGCTAGCGTTTTTGTTCATGCATATAATGGGATGCGCGGCTTAAATCACCGTGAACCAGGGATGGTTGGTGCATTGTTAACGTTACAACACGTTTTCTCTGAATTAATTTGTGATGGACACCATGTACATCCGCAAGCGGCTGAAGTATTGATGGAAAAAGCGGGCCATGATCACGTTGCGTTAATTACAGACTGCATGATGGCTGGCGGTATGCCAGATGGCAACTACAATTTAGGTGAATTTCCTGTTGTGGTAGCAGAAGGAACGGCTCGTTTGGATACTGGGAACTTAGCAGGTAGTATTTTAAAACTAAAAGAAGCAATTAAAAATGTAGTTGATTGGGGTATTGCAACACCTGCACAAGCAATTATGATGGCTTCATTAGTTCCTGCGATTAGCTGTAAAATTGATGATCAATGTGGCATGATTGCAAATGGTCGTGATGCTGACTTTATCGTATTAGAACCAACCATGGAATTAGCAGCTACTTATTTAGATGGCGTTGAACGTTATCGAGCATAAGACACAAGAAAAAGCTTGCGGAAATTTATCCGCAAGCTTTTTTTTATAATTCTTTTGGTAAAATCGCAGAAGTGATTTCTTTGTTCTCGTAGGCAATAAAAAAATCGATTAATTGCTTGTCAAATTGCTCAATATCCTCTTTGTAAAGGGAGCTGGGAATCACAAAGGTTTGCTCTAGGGTGCCTGCTAGATAATCGCCATCTAAACTTTGGGCGACAACTAAAAATTCTTGTTTGCGCCAATGTTCCACATCTGTTTCAGAAATGGTTTCTGGAGAGGCTAAAAATTTACAATTTTCGACAAACTGTTCATCAATTTCTTCACTGAAAGTTAATTCAGCATCCTCTTCTTGAGGTTGAGAGAGGATTGCTTGCAAAAATGTTTGTGGTTTTGCATCGGGTAATGTTTCTTTTAGCTGTTCAAAATCCAATGAAAGTTCCTCCTTATTGTTTGTTTAAAATAGTTACTGAAAAATCAATGGGTGAATTTGTTTTAAGGCTTTTGGCTTCTAAGATGATTTTTTCAGCCAACAAATCGTTTCCGTTATATACAGGTGTCACGCGATAACGAACGGTTTCGCCGCGATCAAGAGCTGCCCGAATCTGATTTTCATATTTCGTCATATAAGGAGTGTTGACAGGATTCTGATACAAGGTGGTTAAGTTACGTGGATCATCACCACTGCCTCCCATTTGACGGCCGATTAGGTGGCCACGCGAATGATTAGCTTTTCCTGAAATGAAACCAACTGGTCGAATATCTTTATTAGCGGAAGTTCCTGTATTGACCATTGCGGGTTTTAATAGCGCATCAGCGCCTGTCGCTCGTTTTAGACGATCTAGAGAATGATAAGTAATCCAGCCGTTTGAGCTATCCTTTAATTCCTCTGCTGAAAATGTGGCTTTACCATTTTCAATGGGTCCAGGATTATCTCCTTTTGGTGCTGGTGTGCTTGAGGGGGTGGTTGTTTGTGGTTGAACATTAAATAAATCTTGTAAAGCATCAGGAACTTTAACGCCAACCGCGCCTAAAATTAAAATGATTAATGCGCCAATCAGCATGATGGTTGAATTAAATGGTGGTTTCTTCTTTCTGTTTGCCATAACGTGCTCCTCTAATTTTATACTTGCAATAGTCCAAATTTAAGTGGACCATCTTTTCTATTATACGTAAATTTGCTAAAAAATCAAAAAAGGCTTTTCTTTGAAAGACTTGTATTCTCAGATATGTTACTATTTTAATGTAGAAGGGAAGGGATAGTGGATGGCCTATATTGAAGTCAAAAATGAATACAAGCGTTACCAAATGGGAGAGACAACTATTACTGCGAATGACGGCATTTCTTTTGAAGTGGAAAAAGGAGAAGTAGCGGTTATTTTAGGCCCCAGCGGTGCTGGAAAATCAACTGTTTTAAATATTCTTGGTGGAATGGACAGCTGTGATGAAGGGGAAATTATTATTGATGGCACAGATATCGCTCAGTTTTCAGAGAAACAATTAACCACTTATCGACGAAATGATGTCGGGTTTGTTTTCCAATTTTACAATTTAGTCCCAAATTTAACGGCAAAAGAAAATGTCGAATTGGCTTCGCAAATCGTTGCGGATGCGTTGGATTCGACCAATGTTTTACAATCGGTGGGTTTAGGGGAACGTTTAGATAATTTTCCAGCGCAACTTTCTGGTGGTGAACAACAACGAGTAACCATCGCCCGTGCGATTGCTAAAAAGCCCAAGTTACTTTTATGTGATGAACCGACAGGAGCACTGGATTATGAAACAGGGAAACAAATTTTAACTATTTTGCAAAATACTGCTCGTGAAACTGGAACGACCGTCTTAATTATTACCCACAATTCAGCCATTGCAGAAATGGCCGATCGGGTAATTCGAATTAATGATGCAAAAGTTCGCGAAATGACTGTGAATGATCAGCCTAAATTGGTTGCTGAAATTGAATGGTAGGTGCCTAAAATGAAGAAAACAGCGCTAATTAAAACAAGCTTACGTGAAATTAGACAATCTACTACACGATTTTTATCGATTATGGGGATTATTTTCCTTGGTGTAATGGTTTTTGTTGGTTTGAAAGCTACTGGACCAGATATGATTAAAACCGCGAATAATTATTACCAGAAAGAGCAGCTTCCAGATGCGCGAATAATTTCTACAATGGGACTGGAAAAGAAAGATTTAACAACTCTACAGTCTTTAAAAGATGTCGAAACAGTTGTGCCGCGGTATACAATAGATGCCACGATTGGGCCGCAAAATAATGCAGTAAAATTGTTTGGCTATCGAAAAAATCAAGCAGGATCGGTTAACTATCAAGTAGTTGACGGTCGGTTACCTAAACAAACAAATGAAATTGCATTAGATACATTAGCGAAAACTAGATATGACTATAAAATGGGTGATAAAATCACTTTAAACGATGTAGCGATTAAAGAAAAAGGACTGACGCAAACTCATTTTACTGTTGTTGGATTTATCAATTCAGCAGAATATATTGATAATACATCCAGGGGAACCACAACGGTCGGTTCTGGAACGTTAAACTTTTTTGGCGTGGTTTCGGAAAAAGCCTTTGACAGTCAACGATATCCAGAATTGCTAATCTCATTTCGTTCATTAAAACATCAAAATACGTATTTCTCTGATTATGAAAAGAAAAGAGAGCAGGCCTTAAATCAGGTAAAAGAGGCACTGAAAAATCGGCCAGAAGAACAGATTGCGGCTCTGCGTGATTCGGCTCAGCCGGACATTAACCAAGGTCGGCAAGCGCTGGAAACGGGAAAACAAGCGCTTGCGCAGTTGGAGCAACAACCAGGAATTCCAGCTGAGATGCTTGAAAAGCAAAAAGACGAATTGGCTAAACAAGAACAACTGTTGGCTGAAAAAGAAACAGAGCTAGCCAATTTGAAAGCCCCAACGTATTATTATTTTACTAGGGAAGACAATCCAGGATTTTCTGAATATCAAGATAACGCTGATCGGATTTCTTCTTTAGCCACGCTGTTCCCGTTGTTCTTTTTCCTAATTGCGGCATTAGTCAGCTTAACTACCATGACACGTATGGTGGAAGAAAAAAGAATGGAAATTGGTAGTTTGAAAGCTTTAGGTTATCGTAATCGTGAAATTGCTTCGATTTTTATTACCTATGCAACGGTTGCTAGCCTAACAGGTGCATTATTAGGATTGGCAGTTGGCTATTATCTATTCCCTAAAATAATTTTTGATGCCTACGGTCAAATGTACAATATTCCTGATTTAGTTACACCGTGGTACTTAAATTACAGTTTATGGGGCATCATTGTAGCCTTAGCTTGTACTGTGGGAGCGGCCTTAGTGACATTAAGAATCGATTTATTAAGTACCCCAGCTACCTTGCTAAGACCCAAAGCGCCGAAAGCAGGCCAACGGATTTTATTAGAACGAATCCGCCCTTTATGGCAACGCATGAGCTTTATTCAAAAAGTGACCGCTAGAAATCTGTTCCGCTATAAACGACGGATGCTGATGACCGTTATCGGAATAGCTGGTTGTATGGGGCTGTTAATTGTTGGTTTTGGTTTACGCGATTCAATTGTGGATGTCGCTACAATTCAATTTAATAAAATCTGGCATTACCAAGCAGTCGTGACTTTTAAAGAGCAAACAACACCTGAAGAGACAAAAGAGTATCAAGAAACGTTGCGCAAACTGGATGGTTTGAATAAAACAATTCCGTTATATTCAGAAATCTTTAAAACGAAGGGCAAAGGCGCACCAACTCAAAATATTACTCTTTATGTGCCACAAGATCCTTCGAAAATGGCTGATTTTCAGTTATTTAATGATCGAGTCACTGGA from Enterococcus faecalis includes the following:
- a CDS encoding ABC transporter ATP-binding protein, producing MAYIEVKNEYKRYQMGETTITANDGISFEVEKGEVAVILGPSGAGKSTVLNILGGMDSCDEGEIIIDGTDIAQFSEKQLTTYRRNDVGFVFQFYNLVPNLTAKENVELASQIVADALDSTNVLQSVGLGERLDNFPAQLSGGEQQRVTIARAIAKKPKLLLCDEPTGALDYETGKQILTILQNTARETGTTVLIITHNSAIAEMADRVIRINDAKVREMTVNDQPKLVAEIEW
- a CDS encoding pyridoxal phosphate-dependent aminotransferase — protein: MRNFKKSDKLNNVSYDVRGPVLEEAERMQEEGIRILKLNTGNPAPFGFDAPNEIVRDMIVNVRDSEGYSDSKGIFSARKAIEQYCQLKKFPNVTINDIYTGNGVSELITMCMQGLLNNGDEVLVPMPDYPLWTASVSLAGGTPVHYICDEQAEWYPDIDDIKSKITSNTKAIVIINPNNPTGALYPKELLLEIVEVARQNDLIIYSDEIYDRLVMDGLVHVPIATLAPDLFVVTLNGLSKSHRVAGFRCGWMVLSGDKSRVKGYIEGLNMLASMRLCSNVLSQQIIQTALGGYQSVDDLLLPGGRIYEQREFIYNAINDIPGLSAVKPKAAFYIFPKIDTAKFDIYDDEKFVLDFLHKHHILLVHGGGFNWQQPDHFRIVYLPKMEDLKTTADKMREFLSTYKQK
- a CDS encoding DNA/RNA non-specific endonuclease, which gives rise to MANRKKKPPFNSTIMLIGALIILILGAVGVKVPDALQDLFNVQPQTTTPSSTPAPKGDNPGPIENGKATFSAEELKDSSNGWITYHSLDRLKRATGADALLKPAMVNTGTSANKDIRPVGFISGKANHSRGHLIGRQMGGSGDDPRNLTTLYQNPVNTPYMTKYENQIRAALDRGETVRYRVTPVYNGNDLLAEKIILEAKSLKTNSPIDFSVTILNKQ
- the nagA gene encoding N-acetylglucosamine-6-phosphate deacetylase; this encodes MKTFIFADKFFLKSDVKGPGYLEITDGIFGNYTKDEPQGDVKIIREEGKWIAPGLVDTHIHGYMNHDVMDNDAEGIKVISEGLLSCGVTSFLPTTLTSSKERLTDVARTIGQVYQEVPGAKIQGIYFEGPFFTEEHKGAQNPSYFGDPDLDTFHEWQEASGGIIKKIALAPERNGVKEFVETVTDEGVVVALGHSNATLEEADVAVEAGASVFVHAYNGMRGLNHREPGMVGALLTLQHVFSELICDGHHVHPQAAEVLMEKAGHDHVALITDCMMAGGMPDGNYNLGEFPVVVAEGTARLDTGNLAGSILKLKEAIKNVVDWGIATPAQAIMMASLVPAISCKIDDQCGMIANGRDADFIVLEPTMELAATYLDGVERYRA
- a CDS encoding FtsX-like permease family protein; the encoded protein is MKKTALIKTSLREIRQSTTRFLSIMGIIFLGVMVFVGLKATGPDMIKTANNYYQKEQLPDARIISTMGLEKKDLTTLQSLKDVETVVPRYTIDATIGPQNNAVKLFGYRKNQAGSVNYQVVDGRLPKQTNEIALDTLAKTRYDYKMGDKITLNDVAIKEKGLTQTHFTVVGFINSAEYIDNTSRGTTTVGSGTLNFFGVVSEKAFDSQRYPELLISFRSLKHQNTYFSDYEKKREQALNQVKEALKNRPEEQIAALRDSAQPDINQGRQALETGKQALAQLEQQPGIPAEMLEKQKDELAKQEQLLAEKETELANLKAPTYYYFTREDNPGFSEYQDNADRISSLATLFPLFFFLIAALVSLTTMTRMVEEKRMEIGSLKALGYRNREIASIFITYATVASLTGALLGLAVGYYLFPKIIFDAYGQMYNIPDLVTPWYLNYSLWGIIVALACTVGAALVTLRIDLLSTPATLLRPKAPKAGQRILLERIRPLWQRMSFIQKVTARNLFRYKRRMLMTVIGIAGCMGLLIVGFGLRDSIVDVATIQFNKIWHYQAVVTFKEQTTPEETKEYQETLRKLDGLNKTIPLYSEIFKTKGKGAPTQNITLYVPQDPSKMADFQLFNDRVTGEKYSLNDDGVIINEKLAKLFGYKVGDQLNLENSDNQTYHVKIAAIAENYTGHFVYMTPKLYQTMTKQKPEYNTEFLLFDKKLSSKQETSIGEALTKQPKVLNITFLTAMKGSFDDMLKSLDIVIWVLIAVSGSLALIVLYNLTNINVSERIRELSTIKVLGFYDREVTTYVYRENIILTFIGIIVGCFFGKILHQYILATVEVDLIMFSPIIHWPSYLYSAVITMCFTLFVMVIMHRKLKKINMIEALKSNE
- a CDS encoding helix-turn-helix domain-containing protein, whose product is MNSLGAVIKEIRKNRKLTQKMLSEDICSQSVLSRIENNEELPNVLVMQQLCDRLGVTVDQIMRYKSGDVHVVTYSFEKMAEYFRHKKYQLLLNYLKENRIEEQLYLDTDWQKYYYYLGSCELFVLNDYEKAIASLRKGLSFTYKADKLNVSDLEIQLISCLGATYGYMGNRVEAERFLSLSIHYFNQLPNERSNAELTKIFFNYADFLFKNYTEKDAEIYVDQGITWARKKNSYYYLSELLNLKYLVLMRKNKHEEAERYLNLAQQMKNVESGNL